From the Cydia pomonella isolate Wapato2018A unplaced genomic scaffold, ilCydPomo1 PGA_scaffold_186, whole genome shotgun sequence genome, one window contains:
- the LOC133533638 gene encoding uncharacterized protein LOC133533638 isoform X3, with the protein MPTLAKISLNDVLLNGPVVQNDLFSILVLFRLYKFILNCDIQKMFRAISLAPEHRPLQNILWRKDKNADIQCLQLQTVTYGLKSSSFLATRCLLELVNRYKNDYPLAAEALLYNTYVDDINLVANDMNQILSAKTQLIALLKLGGFELHKWCSNVDDLLDDIPLSSQTKAVVDFSNEKDPIVKTLGIQCDLASDTIIMVAPKQEVCDNYTKGGLLSFVSRLFDPLGLVGPAIVNAKLLLQQTWLEKLQWNSPLPDHLNQGIKRFATSLNKMKSIIVKRNLDTSNAKTIDIIGYADASAKAHGCCLYLRIVNLDDSVSVGLLCSKSRVNPIQQLSIPRAELNAALLLAKLVKKVYDLIKDRFEVKVYLFLDSQVVLCWLATSPLKLNVYVANRVKCIQETTQGFSWYYVPTEQNPADLLSRGIDPHLLQGNDLWFYGPASLKTADFLPKSGYEMPGEIPELKISHVIEKSEPLPLFIDCSNIDKIKRIVSYMYRFVNNCKVKSEDRLSGNLMPEELDLALKIVLRCVQVQYFAQEIKALNLKLPIKSNLQALNPFLDNMHLMRVGGRLQHADVPYATKHPIILPKGCKLVHYLIEKEHRVLLHAGAKLVLSDLSLRYHIINGIREVK; encoded by the coding sequence ATGCCTACTTTGGCTAAAATTTCGCTGAATGACGTTTTATTAAATGGGCCTGTTGTACAGAATGATCTGTTTAGTATTTTGGTCTTGTTTCGACTATATAAGTTCATTTTGAACTGCGAtatacaaaaaatgtttagagCTATTTCATTAGCTCCAGAGCATAGGCCTTTGCAAAACATTTTATGGCGTAAAGATAAGAATGCAGATATACAATGCCTTCAGCTGCAGACTGTAACTTACGGTCTAAAAAGTTCGTCATTTCTAGCCACTAGGTGCCTATTAGAGTTAGTGAATAGATACAAAAACGACTATCCCCTGGCCGCAGAAGCCTTGTTATATAATACGTACGTTGACGATATCAACCTGGTTGCTAATGATATGAACCAAATTTTGTCAGCCAAGACACAATTGATAGCCTTACTAAAGTTAGGTGGCTTTGAACTGCACAAGTGGTGCTCAAATGTAGATGATTTATTGGATGATATCCCACTTAGCTCACAAACTAAGGCAGTAGTAGACTTTTCCAATGAAAAGGACCCAATTGTGAAAACTTTAGGTATCCAATGTGACTTGGCTTCGGACACTATTATAATGGTTGCCCCTAAACAGGAGGTTTGTGACAATTACACAAAAGGAGGTTTATTGTCCTTTGTCAGCAGACTTTTCGATCCTTTAGGCTTAGTCGGGCCTGCCATAGTCAATGCTAAACTGCTTTTACAGCAGACCTGGTTGGAAAAGCTCCAGTGGAACTCTCCGCTGCCAGACCACTTAAATCAAGGGATCAAAAGGTTTGCGACTAGTTTGAATAAGATGAAAAGCATTATTGTCAAAAGAAATTTAGACACATCCAATGCTAAAACTATAGATATAATTGGTTATGCTGATGCTAGTGCAAAGGCTCATGGATGTTGTTTATACCTCAGAATTGTAAATTTAGATGATAGTGTTAGCGTTGGCCTGTTGTGTTCTAAGTCGAGAGTGAATCCGATACAGCAATTGAGTATTCCGAGAGCAGAGCTTAATGCAGCTTTGCTTCTGGCCAAGTTAGTTAAAAAGGTCTATGACCTCATCAAAGATAGATTTGAGGTTAAAGTTTACCTGTTCCTAGATTCTCAAGTTGTGTTGTGTTGGCTCGCGACAAGCCCATTAAAACTCAATGTCTATGTTGCCAATAGGGTAAAATGTATACAGGAGACGACTCAGGGGTTCTCTTGGTATTATGTGCCAACAGAACAGAATCCAGCTGACCTTTTGTCAAGGGGCATTGACCCACATTTATTGCAAGGTAATGACTTATGGTTCTATGGACCTGCATCCTTAAAAACAGCTGATTTTCTGCCCAAAAGTGGATATGAAATGCCAGGAGAAATTCCTGAATTAAAGATTTCACATGTAATTGAAAAGAGTGAGCCCTTGCCTCTGTTCATAGATTGTTCAAATATAGATAAGATTAAACGGATTGTATCCTATATGTATAGATTTGTCAATAACTGTAAGGTCAAATCAGAAGATAGACTGTCAGGGAATCTAATGCCTGAAGAATtggatcttgctttaaaaattGTTCTAAGATGTGTGCAGGTACAGTACTTTGCACAAGAAATAAAGGCTTTAAATTTAAAGTTGCCTATAAAGTCAAACCTTCAGGCGTTGAACCCGTTTCTTGATAATATGCACCTAATGCGTGTAGGTGGTCGGTTGCAACATGCTGACGTGCCTTATGCCACTAAACATCCCATAATATTGCCAAAGGGCTGTAAGCTTGTGCATTACTTAATAGAAAAAGAGCATAGGGTTCTATTGCATGCTGGAGCCAAGCTTGTCTTGTCAGATTTAAGTTTAAGGTACCATATCATTAACGGTATAAGAGAAGTTAAATGA